Proteins co-encoded in one Metabacillus sp. KUDC1714 genomic window:
- a CDS encoding rhamnogalacturonan acetylesterase — protein sequence MQGMAVTPQVEASQAAPKKYQFDFGEGPVEKGFTGVSATTRYNEKMGYGFNTPENMKNVTAAGTGVASDAVQFLAFGTKSENTFNVDLPNGLYEVTVTLGDTARASVAAEGVFQLINMTGNAATDTFQIPITDNQLNLLVTEGKVGTNFTLSAIEIKKLSKHAVMKPTIYIGGDSTVCNYYPLANSLQAGWGQLLPEFVDTETYQIRNMASGGQIARGFRDDGQLEAILKYIKPGDYFLLQLGINDTNPKNMTTEAEFKEIMRDMVRQVKDKGAMVILSTPQGRATDFNSDNVHNSENRWYRHSILALAKEEKVPLVDLNVLSSTYFTSIGPEASGKLYMPGDSLHPNREGARQLAQIVADDLNRQGFEGFMSR from the coding sequence ATGCAAGGTATGGCGGTAACCCCTCAAGTAGAGGCATCACAAGCAGCTCCGAAAAAATATCAATTTGACTTTGGAGAAGGTCCTGTAGAAAAGGGGTTTACGGGAGTTAGCGCAACTACTCGTTATAATGAGAAAATGGGCTATGGATTTAACACACCAGAAAACATGAAGAATGTTACAGCTGCAGGAACAGGGGTTGCTAGTGATGCTGTTCAATTTTTAGCCTTTGGCACGAAAAGTGAAAACACATTCAATGTTGATCTTCCTAATGGGCTTTACGAAGTAACTGTAACACTTGGTGATACTGCAAGAGCAAGCGTTGCTGCTGAAGGAGTTTTTCAACTCATCAATATGACTGGAAACGCAGCAACAGATACATTTCAAATCCCCATTACAGACAATCAATTAAATCTACTTGTTACAGAAGGGAAAGTTGGTACAAACTTTACTCTTAGTGCTATTGAGATCAAGAAATTATCTAAACATGCTGTAATGAAACCGACAATTTATATTGGTGGTGACTCTACAGTTTGTAACTATTACCCATTAGCGAATAGTTTACAAGCAGGTTGGGGACAACTTTTGCCAGAGTTTGTTGATACGGAAACATATCAAATACGAAATATGGCTTCAGGGGGGCAAATTGCTAGGGGATTTAGAGACGATGGTCAGCTTGAAGCAATCTTGAAGTATATTAAACCAGGTGACTATTTTCTGTTACAGTTAGGAATTAATGACACAAATCCAAAAAATATGACAACCGAAGCAGAATTTAAAGAGATAATGAGAGACATGGTTAGACAAGTTAAAGATAAAGGAGCGATGGTGATACTATCAACTCCTCAAGGAAGGGCAACAGATTTTAATTCAGATAATGTTCATAATTCAGAAAATAGATGGTATAGACATTCCATTTTAGCTTTAGCTAAGGAAGAAAAAGTACCATTAGTAGATCTAAATGTACTAAGTTCAACTTATTTTACATCAATAGGTCCTGAAGCTTCAGGTAAACTTTATATGCCTGGAGATAGCTTACACCCTAACCGTGAGGGTGCAAGACAACTTGCCCAAATTGTAGCTGATGATTTGAATAGACAAGGGTTTGAAGGATTTATGTCTCGATAA